The Pseudomonas kermanshahensis genome includes a window with the following:
- a CDS encoding fumarate hydratase, producing MTVIKQDDLIQSVADALQFISYYHPVDFIQAMHEAYLREESPAARDSIAQILINSRMCATGHRPICQDTGIVTVFVRVGMDVRWDGATLSVDDMINEGVRRAYNLPENVLRASILADPAGARKNTKDNTPAVIHYSIVPGDKVEVDVAAKGGGSENKSKMAMLNPSDSIVDWVLKTVPTMGAGWCPPGMLGIGIGGTAEKAAVMAKEVLMESIDIHELKARGPQNRIEEIRLELFEKVNQLGIGAQGLGGLTTVLDVKIMDYPTHAASLPVCMIPNCAATRHAHFVLDGSGPAELEAPSLDAYPEIVWEAGPSARRVNLDDITPEEVASWKPGETILLNGKMLTGRDAAHKRMVEMLNRGEELPVDLKGRFIYYVGPVDPVGDEVVGPAGPTTATRMDKFTRQILEQTGLLGMIGKSERGPTAIEAIKDNKAVYLMAVGGAAYLVAQAIRKSKVLAFAELGMEAIYEFDVKDMPVTVAVDSNGESVHITGPALWQSKIAESLAVEVK from the coding sequence ATGACCGTGATCAAGCAAGACGACCTGATTCAGAGCGTCGCCGACGCCCTGCAATTCATCTCGTACTACCACCCCGTCGATTTCATCCAGGCGATGCACGAGGCCTACCTGCGTGAAGAGTCGCCTGCCGCGCGCGACTCCATCGCCCAGATCCTGATCAACTCGCGCATGTGCGCCACCGGCCACCGCCCGATCTGCCAGGACACCGGTATCGTCACCGTGTTCGTGCGCGTCGGTATGGACGTGCGCTGGGACGGCGCCACCCTGAGCGTCGACGACATGATCAACGAAGGTGTGCGTCGCGCCTACAACCTGCCTGAGAACGTCCTGCGCGCCTCGATCCTGGCCGACCCGGCCGGTGCCCGCAAGAACACCAAGGACAACACCCCGGCTGTCATCCACTACTCGATCGTCCCTGGCGACAAGGTCGAAGTCGATGTCGCAGCCAAAGGCGGCGGCTCGGAAAACAAGTCGAAGATGGCCATGCTCAACCCGTCCGACTCGATCGTCGACTGGGTGCTGAAGACCGTTCCGACCATGGGCGCTGGCTGGTGCCCACCTGGCATGCTCGGCATCGGCATCGGCGGTACCGCCGAAAAAGCCGCGGTCATGGCCAAGGAAGTGTTGATGGAGTCCATCGACATCCATGAGCTGAAAGCCCGTGGCCCGCAAAACCGCATCGAAGAGATCCGCCTGGAGCTGTTCGAGAAGGTCAACCAGCTGGGCATCGGTGCCCAGGGCCTGGGCGGCCTGACCACTGTGCTCGACGTCAAGATCATGGACTACCCGACCCACGCGGCCTCGCTGCCGGTGTGCATGATCCCGAACTGCGCCGCCACCCGTCACGCGCACTTCGTGCTCGATGGCTCCGGCCCAGCCGAGCTGGAAGCGCCGTCGCTGGACGCCTACCCAGAAATCGTCTGGGAAGCCGGCCCAAGCGCCCGCCGCGTCAACCTCGACGACATCACCCCGGAAGAAGTCGCCAGCTGGAAGCCAGGCGAGACCATCCTGCTCAACGGCAAGATGCTCACCGGCCGCGACGCTGCGCACAAGCGCATGGTCGAGATGCTCAACCGTGGCGAAGAACTGCCAGTGGACCTCAAAGGCCGCTTCATCTACTACGTCGGCCCAGTCGACCCGGTCGGTGACGAAGTGGTTGGCCCTGCCGGCCCGACCACCGCTACCCGCATGGACAAGTTCACCCGCCAGATCCTCGAGCAAACTGGCCTGCTGGGCATGATCGGCAAGTCCGAGCGTGGCCCGACTGCCATCGAAGCGATCAAGGACAACAAGGCCGTGTACCTGATGGCCGTCGGCGGCGCCGCTTACCTGGTAGCCCAGGCGATCCGCAAGTCGAAGGTCCTGGCCTTCGCCGAGCTGGGCATGGAAGCGATCTACGAGTTCGACGTGAAAGACATGCCAGTCACCGTCGCGGTGGACAGCAACGGTGAATCGGTGCACATCACCGGCCCTGCGCTGTGGCAGAGCAAGATTGCCGAAAGCCTGGCTGTTGAAGTGAAGTAA
- a CDS encoding carbon-nitrogen hydrolase family protein, which translates to MIRLAACQYAIELHKTWDAYVDHLQRLCAEAVQDGAQLLLLPEYAGLVLSGLLREEQRGDLKGSIAGIQPLIEPWKALCERIARRWGIYLQPGSLPVQDSDGRYRNRAWLFGPDGVLGYQDKLIMTRFEREQWDIAPGEGLKVFETKLGKLGILICYDNEFPMLARHLAEAGADLILAPSCTDTEAGYNRVRIGAQARALENQIAVLQSPTVGLAPWSPALDENIGRAGLFVPPDHGMPADGVVALSDQLNPVGSQWLMCEVDLEAVRRVRQEGQVFTRRDWPEQFGRML; encoded by the coding sequence ATGATCCGTCTGGCGGCCTGCCAGTACGCCATCGAACTGCACAAGACCTGGGATGCTTACGTCGACCACCTGCAGCGCCTGTGCGCCGAAGCCGTGCAAGATGGCGCCCAGTTGCTGCTGTTGCCGGAGTACGCGGGCCTGGTGCTCAGCGGGCTTCTACGCGAGGAGCAGCGGGGTGACCTGAAGGGTTCCATCGCCGGTATCCAGCCGTTGATCGAACCCTGGAAGGCCTTGTGCGAGCGCATTGCCCGGCGCTGGGGTATCTATCTGCAACCCGGCAGCCTGCCAGTGCAGGACAGCGATGGCCGCTATCGCAACCGCGCCTGGCTGTTTGGCCCCGACGGTGTGCTGGGTTATCAGGACAAACTGATCATGACCCGCTTCGAGCGCGAGCAATGGGACATCGCGCCGGGCGAGGGGCTGAAGGTATTCGAGACCAAGCTTGGCAAGCTGGGCATTCTGATCTGCTACGACAACGAGTTTCCGATGCTGGCCCGGCACTTGGCCGAAGCGGGTGCCGACCTGATTCTGGCCCCCAGTTGCACCGACACCGAAGCCGGTTACAACCGGGTGCGTATCGGCGCCCAGGCAAGGGCGCTGGAAAACCAGATTGCCGTGCTGCAGAGCCCGACGGTAGGGCTGGCGCCGTGGTCACCAGCGCTGGATGAGAACATTGGGCGTGCGGGGTTGTTCGTACCGCCGGACCATGGGATGCCCGCGGATGGCGTGGTGGCGCTGAGTGATCAGCTCAACCCGGTCGGCAGCCAGTGGCTGATGTGTGAGGTAGACCTTGAGGCCGTACGGCGGGTGAGGCAGGAGGGGCAGGTGTTTACCCGGCGCGACTGGCCAGAGCAGTTCGGGCGGATGCTGTAA
- a CDS encoding GNAT family N-acetyltransferase produces the protein MEIRLLHGAAIAPYIDDLARLRLTVFREFPYLYDGTPEYEADYLSTYARSGRSLVVLALDAGRVVGAATGLPLVDVAAEFQQPFLAQGRDPASVYYFGESVVLPEYRGQGLGVRFFIERESYAHKLAEFDYCAFCAVERPGVHPRRPADYKPLQGFWRNRGFLHDPSLRTTYGWRDLDEQETSEKIMSFWLKELPI, from the coding sequence ATGGAAATACGCCTGTTGCACGGCGCCGCTATCGCGCCTTACATCGATGACCTCGCTCGCCTGCGCCTGACCGTGTTCCGCGAGTTCCCTTACCTTTACGACGGCACGCCGGAGTATGAGGCCGACTACCTCTCTACCTACGCCCGCTCTGGGCGCAGCCTGGTGGTGCTGGCGCTGGACGCCGGCAGGGTGGTGGGTGCCGCCACCGGCCTGCCCCTGGTGGACGTTGCCGCCGAGTTCCAGCAACCGTTCCTGGCCCAAGGGCGTGACCCTGCCAGCGTGTACTACTTCGGTGAATCGGTCGTGTTGCCGGAGTACCGGGGCCAAGGCCTGGGCGTGCGCTTCTTTATCGAACGCGAGTCCTATGCCCACAAGCTCGCCGAGTTCGACTATTGCGCCTTCTGTGCTGTCGAGCGCCCAGGCGTGCACCCCCGGCGGCCGGCCGATTACAAACCCTTGCAAGGGTTTTGGCGCAATCGAGGCTTTTTGCACGACCCCTCTTTGCGCACCACCTATGGCTGGCGCGACCTGGATGAGCAGGAAACATCTGAAAAGATCATGTCGTTCTGGCTCAAGGAACTGCCGATATGA
- a CDS encoding nuclear transport factor 2 family protein: MTATELVNAYYAAFNAGDMPGFLALLSEDVIHDINQGERQMGKARFAAFMDKMNRCYRERLADIVVMQNADGSRAAAEFTVHGEYLADDEGLPAANGQTYVLSAGAFFYIHCGKIARVTNYYNLNDWVEQVG; this comes from the coding sequence ATGACCGCTACCGAACTGGTAAATGCATACTACGCAGCCTTCAATGCCGGTGACATGCCAGGCTTTCTCGCCCTGCTCAGCGAGGACGTGATCCACGACATCAACCAGGGCGAGCGGCAGATGGGCAAGGCCAGGTTTGCCGCGTTCATGGACAAGATGAACCGCTGCTACCGCGAGCGCCTGGCCGATATCGTGGTGATGCAGAATGCCGACGGCAGCCGGGCGGCGGCGGAGTTCACAGTGCATGGCGAATACCTCGCCGATGATGAAGGGCTACCTGCGGCCAATGGGCAGACGTATGTGCTGTCAGCGGGGGCGTTCTTCTATATTCACTGCGGCAAGATTGCCCGGGTAACCAACTACTACAACCTCAATGACTGGGTTGAGCAGGTCGGTTAA
- a CDS encoding DJ-1/PfpI/YhbO family deglycase/protease produces MMTAKKILMLVGDYVEDYEAMVPFQALSMVGHTVHAVCPEKLAGQTVRTAIHDFEGEQTYSEKPGHNFALNYDFVRVRAESYDALLIPGGRAPEYLRLDDKVLDLVRAFNEAGKPIAAVCHGAQLLAAAGVLEGRECSAYPACAPEVRLAGGTFIDIAVDQAHVDGNLVTAPAWPAHPAWLAAFLKVLGTRIL; encoded by the coding sequence GTGATGACGGCGAAGAAGATTCTCATGCTGGTGGGCGATTACGTCGAAGATTACGAGGCGATGGTGCCGTTCCAGGCCCTGAGCATGGTGGGCCATACGGTGCACGCCGTGTGCCCCGAGAAGCTCGCGGGCCAGACCGTGCGCACTGCCATCCATGACTTTGAGGGTGAGCAGACTTACAGCGAAAAGCCGGGGCATAACTTTGCCCTGAACTACGACTTTGTGCGCGTGCGTGCCGAAAGCTATGACGCCCTGCTGATCCCCGGCGGCCGTGCCCCTGAATACCTGCGCTTGGATGACAAAGTGCTGGACTTGGTCAGGGCGTTCAACGAGGCGGGCAAGCCGATTGCCGCAGTGTGCCATGGGGCTCAGTTGCTGGCAGCGGCTGGCGTGTTGGAAGGGCGCGAGTGCAGTGCCTACCCGGCGTGTGCACCGGAGGTGCGCTTGGCGGGCGGCACGTTCATCGATATCGCGGTGGACCAGGCGCATGTGGATGGCAACCTGGTGACTGCGCCGGCGTGGCCTGCGCACCCGGCCTGGCTGGCGGCATTTTTGAAGGTGTTGGGGACGCGTATTCTCTGA
- a CDS encoding phospholipase D-like domain-containing protein, with the protein MPGPVFPWRDGNQFELLIDGPEFFPRMLQAITRAEFQVDLELYLVEAGACADAVVDALAHAARRGVRVRCLFDDYGSLAFNSALRQRLLEAGVYLRWYNRLRWKRGLRNLYRDHRKLLLVDERWAAVGGTGVTDEFWTPGTATSEWHEVMVQIEGPVVTDWQLLFDRQWHANNRRTAWRPAEGFGLPRLPKVPAQGQGMGRVAYADARQHQDILHALVRALNSGKQRVWLATPYFLPTWSVRRSLRRAASKGLDVRLLLTGPRTDHPSVRYAGHRYYPRLLRAGVKIFEYQPCFLHLKMAVVDDWVSVGSCNFDHWNLRFNLEANIEALDPPLTAAVVASFERDFALSEEVDLAHWHARPLWRRVKQRVWGWLDRLVVNVLDRRD; encoded by the coding sequence ATGCCGGGGCCGGTCTTCCCCTGGCGGGATGGCAACCAGTTCGAACTGCTGATCGACGGCCCCGAGTTCTTTCCACGCATGCTCCAGGCGATCACGCGTGCCGAGTTCCAGGTCGACCTCGAACTGTATCTGGTCGAAGCGGGCGCGTGCGCCGATGCGGTGGTCGACGCGCTGGCACACGCTGCCCGGCGCGGTGTGCGGGTGCGCTGCCTGTTCGATGACTATGGTTCGCTGGCCTTCAACAGCGCCTTGCGCCAACGGCTGCTTGAGGCCGGCGTGTACCTGCGCTGGTACAACCGCCTGCGCTGGAAGCGTGGCCTGCGTAACCTCTACCGCGATCACCGCAAGCTGCTGCTGGTGGACGAGCGCTGGGCGGCGGTGGGCGGCACGGGTGTCACCGATGAATTCTGGACGCCGGGCACCGCTACCAGCGAATGGCATGAGGTGATGGTGCAAATAGAAGGCCCTGTGGTCACCGACTGGCAACTGCTGTTCGACCGCCAATGGCACGCCAACAACCGCCGCACCGCCTGGCGGCCGGCTGAAGGCTTTGGCTTGCCACGTCTGCCCAAGGTGCCGGCACAAGGGCAGGGCATGGGCCGGGTAGCCTATGCCGACGCCCGTCAGCATCAGGACATCCTGCATGCGTTGGTGCGTGCGCTGAACAGCGGCAAGCAGCGGGTATGGCTGGCCACGCCGTATTTTCTGCCGACCTGGAGCGTGCGCCGCTCGTTGCGCCGCGCAGCCAGCAAGGGCCTGGACGTGCGCCTGTTGCTGACCGGGCCGCGTACCGACCACCCGTCGGTGCGCTATGCCGGGCATCGCTATTACCCCCGTCTGTTGCGCGCCGGGGTGAAGATATTCGAGTACCAGCCGTGTTTCCTGCACCTGAAAATGGCCGTGGTGGATGACTGGGTCAGCGTCGGCTCGTGCAACTTTGACCACTGGAACCTGCGCTTCAACCTCGAGGCCAACATCGAGGCCCTCGACCCGCCGCTGACCGCTGCCGTGGTGGCCAGTTTCGAGCGTGATTTCGCCTTGAGCGAAGAAGTCGACCTCGCTCACTGGCATGCCCGGCCACTGTGGCGGCGGGTGAAACAGCGGGTGTGGGGGTGGCTGGACCGGCTGGTGGTCAACGTACTCGACCGCCGTGACTAA
- a CDS encoding YceI family protein: MFKLPRLLPVLLLALCLPAHANWHLDGESSRLSFITGKNGDTAEVHRFLVLHGTVDRKGAAGLRIEMDSVSSGIPLRDERMRDGLFEVERFAEATVKAQLDLRPINDLANGAQIELRLPLTVTLHGQSHSYNALLLATRLDERRFQVVTLEPLVLRAEDFGLVPGLESLRKFAGLKSINPSVPVNAVLIFTAR; this comes from the coding sequence ATGTTCAAGTTGCCCCGTCTCCTGCCCGTATTATTGCTGGCCCTATGCCTTCCCGCCCATGCCAACTGGCACCTCGATGGCGAGTCATCACGCCTGTCGTTCATTACCGGCAAAAACGGTGATACGGCGGAAGTTCATCGCTTTCTGGTGCTGCATGGCACGGTGGACCGCAAGGGTGCGGCTGGCCTGCGTATCGAAATGGATTCGGTCAGCAGTGGCATCCCGCTGCGCGACGAGCGCATGCGCGACGGCCTGTTCGAGGTCGAGCGGTTCGCCGAGGCCACGGTGAAGGCACAGCTGGACCTGCGGCCGATCAACGACCTGGCCAACGGTGCGCAGATCGAACTGCGCCTACCACTGACAGTGACGCTGCATGGCCAGTCCCACAGCTACAACGCCTTGCTGCTGGCCACACGCCTGGACGAGCGGCGCTTCCAGGTGGTGACCCTGGAGCCCTTGGTACTGCGCGCCGAGGATTTTGGCCTGGTGCCGGGGCTGGAGAGCTTGCGCAAGTTCGCTGGGCTCAAGTCCATCAACCCATCGGTACCGGTTAATGCGGTGCTGATCTTTACCGCCCGCTGA
- a CDS encoding serine hydrolase domain-containing protein: MEKALLALLWLVMSSARAEHWPAPDWQTDPAPLDWQAVDAYAFPADRSIHTNALLIIRDGRILYERYTHPTNAHTAHLTWSVSKSVLATVLGVAQGEGRFQLQDPVARFYPPMQAHPDVRLADLLHWASGLDWQEDYEYAPLNSSVVAMLYTRGRGDMAAYTAARPAARTPGQHFLYSSGDSNLLAAALRGMLDSGQYPDYPWQALFTPLGIHSAVWERDAADTYVGSSYLYLTARDLARIGLLMQREGRWGDRQLLPETWVAFNRTPFAQAEPVPGEANPGGHWWLNDAQAWPDAPADTYAALGHWGQALYVLPKQKLVVVRYADDRDGTYQHDQLLKRVLAALAGEGA, from the coding sequence ATGGAAAAGGCCCTGCTGGCCCTGCTGTGGCTTGTCATGTCCTCGGCCCGCGCCGAACACTGGCCAGCCCCCGACTGGCAAACCGACCCTGCCCCCCTCGACTGGCAAGCCGTCGACGCCTACGCCTTCCCCGCTGACCGCAGCATCCACACCAATGCCCTGCTGATCATCCGCGACGGCCGCATTCTCTATGAACGCTACACCCACCCCACAAACGCCCATACCGCGCACCTCACTTGGTCCGTGAGCAAGAGCGTGCTGGCCACGGTGTTGGGTGTTGCCCAAGGCGAAGGCCGCTTCCAACTGCAGGACCCGGTCGCCCGCTTCTATCCACCCATGCAAGCCCACCCGGACGTGCGCCTGGCCGACCTGCTGCACTGGGCCAGCGGCCTGGACTGGCAGGAAGACTACGAGTACGCCCCGTTAAACTCCTCCGTGGTGGCCATGCTCTACACCCGCGGCCGTGGGGACATGGCGGCCTACACAGCGGCGCGGCCAGCGGCCCGCACACCAGGGCAGCATTTTTTGTATTCCAGCGGTGACAGCAACCTGCTGGCTGCAGCATTACGCGGCATGCTCGATTCCGGGCAGTACCCCGACTACCCCTGGCAGGCGCTGTTCACGCCGCTGGGCATCCACAGCGCGGTGTGGGAGCGCGATGCTGCCGATACCTATGTCGGCTCTTCGTACCTGTACCTCACTGCCCGCGACCTGGCGCGCATTGGCCTGCTGATGCAGCGCGAGGGGCGCTGGGGTGATCGGCAGCTGCTGCCTGAAACCTGGGTGGCCTTCAATCGCACACCCTTTGCACAGGCCGAGCCAGTGCCGGGTGAAGCCAACCCGGGTGGGCACTGGTGGCTCAACGATGCGCAGGCTTGGCCGGATGCCCCCGCGGACACCTACGCCGCGCTGGGCCATTGGGGCCAGGCGCTGTACGTGTTGCCTAAGCAAAAACTGGTGGTTGTCCGCTATGCCGATGACCGCGACGGCACCTACCAGCATGACCAACTGCTCAAGCGTGTGTTGGCGGCGCTGGCCGGGGAGGGCGCATGA
- a CDS encoding acyl-CoA dehydrogenase, with translation MAWLQRLNDPLRQPVAGTLGETYAALLERLGQVAPFELAVLGGRAMATPGLAFLVGYQAALRVLWPSAPASLGALCATERRSVRPADMRTRVDGLRLTGSKDFVTAGLEAEWLLVAARSEAAGEAPRLNLAVVYPGEPGVTLEALPTLPLMPEVGHGRLHLEQAACELLAGDGWDAYVKPFRSLEDLYVLAGMTAWLYGVGQECAWPQALRLRLLSVLAGCAEGSRQCADSVGCHLLLAGLFAQFQALRADIDEALLAGPKQWAQLWQRDQGVMALAAAAREKRLAKAWAAAGLS, from the coding sequence ATGGCCTGGCTACAACGACTCAACGACCCGCTGCGCCAACCTGTGGCCGGCACCCTGGGCGAAACCTACGCCGCGCTGCTTGAGCGCCTTGGCCAGGTCGCCCCGTTCGAACTGGCGGTGCTCGGCGGGCGCGCGATGGCCACGCCGGGCCTGGCCTTTCTCGTCGGCTACCAGGCCGCCTTACGCGTGCTCTGGCCCAGCGCGCCGGCCAGCCTCGGCGCCCTGTGCGCCACCGAGCGGCGCAGCGTGCGGCCGGCGGACATGCGCACGCGTGTCGACGGGTTGCGCCTGACCGGCAGCAAGGATTTCGTCACCGCCGGGCTTGAGGCGGAATGGTTGCTGGTGGCGGCGCGCAGTGAAGCGGCAGGCGAGGCACCACGCTTGAACCTGGCGGTGGTGTACCCGGGCGAACCGGGGGTGACGTTGGAGGCGTTGCCGACCTTGCCGCTGATGCCCGAAGTTGGCCATGGCCGGTTGCACCTGGAGCAGGCGGCGTGCGAATTGCTGGCCGGAGATGGCTGGGATGCCTACGTCAAACCGTTTCGTTCGCTCGAGGACTTGTACGTACTTGCCGGTATGACGGCCTGGCTGTATGGCGTCGGCCAGGAGTGTGCGTGGCCGCAGGCGTTGCGCTTGCGCCTGCTGAGCGTATTGGCCGGGTGTGCAGAAGGCAGCCGTCAGTGTGCGGACAGTGTGGGTTGCCATTTGTTGCTGGCGGGGTTGTTTGCGCAGTTTCAGGCGCTGCGCGCTGATATTGATGAGGCGTTGCTGGCTGGGCCCAAGCAGTGGGCGCAATTGTGGCAGCGTGATCAAGGGGTGATGGCGCTGGCTGCGGCCGCGCGGGAGAAGCGCCTGGCCAAGGCCTGGGCGGCTGCAGGATTGTCATGA
- the olsB gene encoding L-ornithine N(alpha)-acyltransferase: protein MTRIAHTGDNSTERRLQAERLVGATALQEAQALRYKVFSAEFKAKLKGAEHGLDMDDYDPHCRHIGVRDLSTGELVATTRLLDHQAASSLGRFYSEEEFSLHGLLQLQGPILELGRTCVAAEYRNGGTIAVLWGELAEVLNEGRYSYLMGCASIPMQDGGVQAHAVMQRLRERYLCNEHLRAEPKNPLPNLALPNNVIAEMPPLLKAYMRLGAKICGEPCWDEDFQVADVFILLKRDDLCPRYARHFKAAV, encoded by the coding sequence ATGACTCGGATCGCTCACACCGGCGACAACAGCACTGAACGCCGTCTGCAAGCCGAACGCCTGGTCGGCGCCACGGCCCTGCAGGAAGCCCAGGCCTTGCGCTACAAAGTGTTCAGCGCAGAATTCAAGGCCAAGCTCAAGGGTGCCGAACACGGTCTGGACATGGATGACTATGACCCGCACTGCCGCCACATCGGCGTGCGCGACCTGAGCACCGGCGAACTGGTCGCCACCACCCGGCTGCTCGACCACCAGGCTGCCAGCAGCCTTGGCCGTTTCTACAGCGAAGAAGAGTTCAGCCTGCACGGCCTGTTGCAGTTGCAAGGGCCGATTCTTGAACTGGGCCGCACCTGCGTGGCCGCCGAATACCGCAACGGCGGCACCATCGCCGTGCTCTGGGGCGAGTTGGCCGAAGTGCTCAACGAAGGGCGCTACAGCTACCTGATGGGGTGCGCCAGCATCCCCATGCAGGACGGTGGCGTGCAGGCCCATGCGGTCATGCAGCGCCTGCGCGAACGCTACCTGTGCAACGAGCACCTGCGCGCCGAGCCTAAAAACCCGCTGCCGAACCTGGCCCTGCCAAACAATGTCATCGCCGAAATGCCACCGCTGCTCAAGGCCTACATGCGCCTGGGTGCGAAGATTTGCGGCGAGCCCTGCTGGGACGAAGATTTCCAGGTCGCCGACGTGTTCATCCTGCTCAAGCGCGACGACCTCTGCCCACGTTACGCCCGCCACTTCAAGGCGGCGGTCTGA
- a CDS encoding lysophospholipid acyltransferase family protein, with product MPKLRVLARLTRLMLVLLLGLLMASVIALGERVGLTASIERRQRWSCWFMKRLVTALPFEVRVLGELPKQPMLWVSNHVSWTDIPLLGMLLPLSFLSKAEVRHWPVAGWLAEKAGTLFIRRGGGDSQRLREQIAGQLGLARPLLIFPEGTTTSGRTLRTFHGRLLAGAIDRGVAVQPVAIQYLRDGQIDPIAPFIGDDDLVSHLMRLFAQPRGEVCINLLPPVGSVGKERAVLALQAQQAIHMALFGVEEVEAVPRRQARAA from the coding sequence ATGCCGAAGCTGCGGGTACTCGCCCGCCTCACACGGCTTATGCTGGTGCTGCTGCTCGGCCTGCTGATGGCCAGCGTGATCGCCCTTGGCGAACGCGTAGGCTTGACGGCTTCGATCGAGCGCCGGCAACGCTGGAGCTGCTGGTTCATGAAACGCCTGGTCACAGCCTTGCCCTTTGAGGTCAGGGTGTTAGGCGAACTGCCCAAACAGCCGATGCTGTGGGTCAGCAACCATGTCTCGTGGACCGATATCCCCCTGCTCGGCATGCTGCTGCCGCTGTCGTTCCTGTCCAAGGCCGAGGTGCGTCATTGGCCGGTGGCAGGTTGGCTAGCGGAAAAAGCCGGCACGCTGTTCATTCGCCGTGGCGGGGGTGACAGCCAGCGCCTGCGCGAACAGATCGCCGGGCAACTGGGGCTGGCCCGGCCGCTGCTGATATTCCCTGAAGGCACCACGACCAGCGGTCGCACCTTGCGCACCTTCCATGGCCGCCTGCTGGCAGGTGCCATCGACCGCGGCGTGGCGGTGCAGCCGGTGGCTATCCAGTATTTGCGTGATGGCCAGATAGACCCGATTGCGCCGTTCATTGGCGATGATGACCTGGTGTCGCACCTGATGCGCCTGTTTGCCCAGCCACGGGGCGAGGTGTGCATTAACCTGCTGCCACCTGTCGGCAGCGTGGGCAAGGAACGGGCGGTGCTGGCGTTGCAGGCGCAGCAGGCGATTCACATGGCGCTGTTCGGGGTTGAAGAGGTTGAAGCAGTGCCACGGCGGCAGGCGCGGGCTGCCTAG
- a CDS encoding ACP phosphodiesterase, translating into MNYLAHLHLGGPAPQQLLGSLYGDFVKGSLEGRFPPALEAAIRLHRHIDSYTDRHPLVLAALARFPVQRRRFAGIVLDVFFDHCLARHWADYAQQPLAQFTGDFYRVLLAEPELPGRLARIAPFMAADDWLGAYGDFATLEQVFNGIARRLSRPEGMAGVMPELERLYEPLMADFREFYPQLQAFAAARMPGS; encoded by the coding sequence ATGAACTACCTCGCACACTTGCACCTCGGCGGCCCCGCGCCGCAGCAATTGCTCGGCAGCCTGTATGGCGATTTCGTCAAGGGCTCGCTGGAAGGGCGCTTTCCTCCGGCGCTGGAAGCCGCTATCCGCCTGCATCGGCATATCGACAGCTACACCGACCGTCACCCGCTGGTGCTGGCCGCGCTGGCACGGTTCCCTGTGCAGCGGCGGCGGTTTGCCGGCATTGTCCTGGATGTGTTTTTCGATCATTGCCTGGCGCGGCATTGGGCCGACTATGCCCAGCAGCCGTTGGCGCAGTTCACCGGTGATTTCTATCGGGTGCTGCTGGCGGAGCCTGAGTTGCCCGGGCGCCTGGCGCGCATTGCACCGTTCATGGCGGCCGATGACTGGCTGGGGGCGTATGGCGATTTTGCGACCCTGGAGCAGGTGTTCAACGGCATTGCGCGGCGGTTGTCGCGGCCCGAGGGGATGGCTGGCGTGATGCCTGAGTTGGAGCGGTTGTATGAGCCATTGATGGCGGACTTTCGCGAGTTTTATCCGCAGTTGCAGGCGTTTGCGGCGGCGCGGATGCCTGGCAGCTGA
- a CDS encoding ArsR/SmtB family transcription factor, with translation MPLDLDDIIKALAHPVRREILDWLKDPATQFPDQHHSTEHGVCAGQIDQRCGLSQSTVSAHLAILQRAGLISSQKIGQWHFFKRNEETIQAFLEQLSQAL, from the coding sequence ATGCCCCTCGATCTAGACGACATAATAAAAGCCCTGGCCCACCCGGTCCGGCGAGAAATCCTCGACTGGCTGAAGGACCCGGCAACGCAGTTTCCTGACCAGCACCACAGCACCGAACACGGTGTCTGTGCCGGGCAGATCGACCAACGCTGCGGCCTGTCGCAGTCGACCGTTTCTGCTCACCTGGCCATCTTGCAGCGCGCCGGCCTGATCAGCAGCCAGAAGATCGGCCAATGGCACTTCTTCAAACGCAATGAGGAGACCATTCAGGCCTTCCTCGAACAGTTGAGCCAAGCGCTCTGA